The genomic interval tttgcttatgcACTCATCTGcagatgggcacttgggttgagTTCACCTCTTGGCTGTTGTGAGTTATGCAGCTATGAACATGGTGGTACAACCTTGATTAATTTTCTAAAGTtaaaaccagccttgcatcccagggataaacccCATGTGCTTGTAGTTTATGATCTTTTTATGTATTACAtacttaaaatattattgaatttgatttgctaaaatattgttttaaatttttgtttctaagtTCATGAGGGTCTGTAGTTTTTCTGTCTTATcatgtctttatctggttttgataTTTTGGTAATGCTagtcttttaaaatgaattaggaaATTCCATAGGCTTTTGGTTTCTGTACTAGACTGTGAGgatttggtattatttcttcctttattgtTTAGTAGAATACATTAGGGAAGTCATCTGAACTTCACTTTTTTGGTGGGAaagtttaaatttcaaattcaaattcaattTAAAAGATATCAGTTACTTCTATttgggttatttatttcttttagtgaGAAGATTGGGAGTTTGTGCCTTTaaagaaatatgttcatttcATCTACGTTTTCGACTTTATTGGCATAAACTTGTTCATGATATTCtgttatcattttaatatttgtagaatatATGGTGATATCACCTCTCTCATTActgatattgataatttatttcttctttctttttttctgatcagtCTGCTAGATAGAGCTTTAACAAGATAATTGATCTTCTCAAAAAGCCAGCTTTGGTTTCTTTAATTTTGTCTGTtgactttctattttctatttcattgatttctgctctgaaGTAAGCCTCCAGGGAAGATAAATTACTcactgtcattttcatttttcaagggCAGCCATCTGCAAGTGCCTCAGTTACCAAGTTAAAGGGTGACTGAGCAAATGTCTAGTATCAGTTAGCGTGTCCTGGAAGGAGACATTTTGTTGTCCTACAAGAACTATGCCCTGAGATTTGCTGCAGAATCCCTCACTAAATGTTCCTCAGAATGTAACCTGACATGCACTGCTGAGCTCACCCACGAAGGTGTTGAGAAAACATGCAAAATGTAATTCAGCCCAATGCAACAAGTATTCCCATGGATTTCCTCTGTGCAAGGCATAGCATGGGTGCTGTGGAAGGAGGATGAAAACACAAGACACAACCTCAACATCAAGTACTACTCAGGAAACTGGGGCAGACCAATACATATATTCCTGAGGGAGGCACAAAGCCAGTGGAATAAGCCCACAGCAGAGGCCTACAGCTCTGTTCAGAATGCGGAAGCAGagcaggcagagagaggcagCTCAGCAGAGTACTCGGGAAAGCATAGGGCCAGTGACTCCCCACTGCAGGCAACGTATCTGAAGAAAGCCATTTACAATAGGTGATAATCACATTCTATAAAAATCCCTGGAAGGGTCCATGGAAGCAGGGTTGTCAATCTCATTATAGCATTTCAGAAGCCAGGAATGGAAGATTAAAAGTAGCAATGCCTATGAGTTGCAGAGATGCAGGTGAGTCACAATTTCCTGCCAGGTAGGAGGTCAATGCTAAGGACCTTACTGTCTTTCCTTGGGCCATGAAGTGCCAATTCCTTTCTGGGCAGAGGGCATTTGGTTGTCTCAAGCTAAAATCCACATTTTGCTTTGCATCTGGGcaatatacaaaagaaagaggtttattggacttacagttccacatggctggggaggcctcacaatcacggtggaagggaagaaggagcaagtcacatcttacatggacaGTAGCACTCAAAGAGAGCTGTGTAGGGAAACTTCCCTCataataccatcagatctcatgagatttatttgctatcaggagaacagcatgggaaagacctggccccatgattcaattacctccaccagGTCCCTttcacaatatgtgggaattcaaggtgagatttgggtggggacacagccaaaccatatcagggacaAATTCCAAAAACATTAGGTTTATTCaaatttactttcctttttaCCTTTCTGAGTCATCAAGGTCTAAAAGCACTGCTTAATTTTGTTTCTAAACTCACATTGCAGCACAGGTCATGATCTGCCCTCAAGACAAAGACCATAAGCTACTCTTCCCTGGAAAATGTACAAGTTGGTATCTCAGCAAATGCTACTCATGTGTTCTTATCCTTATGAGTAAATCATTGGCAgtaagtgtgattttttttttctttgggtcAACAGGAAAATACAGGGCCTTTTTTTGGGGGCAGGTTTTGCCTGTACTTCTCCTGCCTACAATATTACAGGAGCTTAGAATTCCAGCTGCTGGCTCACTCTCAGCTGAAGTTCTCTGATGGCTCCTGCTGGGTGGAACGGCCCCCTTCCCCTATGTGTGTATCTGCTGCTGACCTGTGGCTTTGCCCAGGCAGTGAAGCTGCTGGTAGTGCCCATGGATGGGAGCCACTGGTTCACCATGCGGTCGGTGGTGGAGAAACTCATCCTCAGGGGGCATGAGGTGGTTGTAGTCATGCCAGAGGTGAGTTGGCAACTGGGAAGATCACTGAATTGCACAGTGAAGACTTACTCAACCTCATACACTCTGGAGGATCTGGACTGAAGTTCATGGTTTTCGCTGATTCTCACCGGAAAGCACAAGTACAAAGTCTATATCCTCTAGTGACATGTTCATCCAGTGGTATTTTGGACTTATTTTATTCAAATTGTAGAAGTTTGTTTAAGGACAAAAAATTAGTAGGATACTCAAAGGAGAGTTCTTTTGATGCAGTATTTCTGGATCCTTTTAATGCCTGTGGCTTTATTGTTGCCAAATATTTCTGCCTCCCCTCTGTGGTCTTCGCCAGGGGAATATTTTGCCACTATCTTGAAGAAGGTGCACAGTACCCTGCTCCTCTTTCCTATGTCCCCAGAGGTCTCTTAGGGTTCTCAGATGCCATGACTTTCAAGGAGAGAGTGCGGAACCACATCATGCACTTTAAGGAACATTTATTTTGCCACCGTTTTTTCAAAAATGCCCTAGAAATAGTCTCTGATATTCTTCAAACACCTGTCACCATATATGATCTTTACAGCCACACATCAATTTGGTTATTGTGAACTGAGTTTGTTTTGGACTATCCCAAACCTGTGATGCCCAACATAGTCTTCATCAGTGGTACCAGCTGCCATCAGGGAAAGCCATTGCCTAAGGTAAGTCATCTCTCCTTTAGCGTAGTAAGAATAATCTGGCTTTGGAtcataaaaaaagattttgcatTATGTTAGGCCATTCTTGAACTGCTAtagaaaatacctgagactggataattttaaGAAACTGGATAAATT from Pongo abelii isolate AG06213 chromosome 11, NHGRI_mPonAbe1-v2.0_pri, whole genome shotgun sequence carries:
- the LOC100447519 gene encoding LOW QUALITY PROTEIN: UDP-glucuronosyltransferase 1A9 (The sequence of the model RefSeq protein was modified relative to this genomic sequence to represent the inferred CDS: inserted 1 base in 1 codon; substituted 1 base at 1 genomic stop codon), giving the protein MAPAGWNGPLPLCVYLLLTCGFAQAVKLLVVPMDGSHWFTMRSVVEKLILRGHEVVVVXARGELATGKITELHSEDLLNLIHSGGSGLKFMVFADSHRKAQVQSLYPLVTCSSSGILDLFYSNCRSLFKDKKLVGYSKESSFDAVFLDPFNACGFIVAKYFCLPSVVFARGIFCHYLEEGAQYPAPLSYVPRGLLGFSDAMTFKERVRNHIMHFKEHLFCHRFFKNALEIVSDILQTPVTIYDLYSHTSIWLLXTEFVLDYPKPVMPNIVFISGTSCHQGKPLPKVSHLSFSVVRIIWLWIIKKDFALC